A window of the Sphingobium sp. CAP-1 genome harbors these coding sequences:
- a CDS encoding DUF2274 domain-containing protein, with translation MPELKLAKLPDRTPIKLSITVTPDLHQMLQDYGALYAEAYGREESVTELIPAMLVSFLDSDRGFVRSRNRS, from the coding sequence ATGCCCGAACTGAAACTGGCAAAATTGCCGGATAGGACACCGATCAAGCTGTCGATCACCGTCACGCCCGATCTGCACCAGATGCTGCAAGATTATGGGGCTCTTTATGCCGAAGCCTATGGCCGCGAGGAATCGGTCACTGAACTCATTCCGGCGATGTTGGTTAGCTTCCTCGACAGCGACAGGGGATTTGTCCGGTCGCGAAACAGATCATGA
- the trbG gene encoding P-type conjugative transfer protein TrbG, translated as MTLAVLAIVLSIAPASAQNVAAPPIPAAPAATVVSPAVARVAAANRAATQQPERQAFVNAVQVYPFSDGAIYQVYTAPGAVTDIALQPGEALVAVASGDTVRWVIGDTTSGSGTEKRTHILVKPFATGLATNIVITTDRRSYHLQLTATSRTAMAALSWIYPADQLIALRRAAEQAAAAAPVSEGLAIDNLHFNYAVSGDQPAWRPLRAFDDGRQTFVEFPASIAVGEAPPLFIIGPTGEAELINYRVRGRFYVADRIFDAAELRLGTGKQQIVHITRVAEGSASRKGKRS; from the coding sequence ATGACACTTGCCGTATTGGCGATCGTCCTTTCGATCGCACCCGCATCTGCCCAGAATGTCGCGGCGCCGCCAATCCCGGCGGCACCTGCCGCCACCGTCGTCAGTCCGGCGGTCGCACGCGTTGCGGCCGCCAATCGTGCGGCGACTCAGCAGCCCGAGCGCCAAGCCTTCGTAAACGCAGTGCAGGTTTATCCCTTCAGCGACGGCGCGATCTATCAGGTCTACACCGCGCCGGGCGCCGTAACCGACATCGCGCTGCAGCCTGGCGAGGCTCTGGTGGCGGTCGCATCCGGTGACACGGTGCGCTGGGTCATCGGCGATACGACCAGCGGCAGCGGCACGGAGAAGCGGACGCACATATTGGTGAAGCCGTTCGCTACCGGACTCGCGACCAACATCGTCATCACCACCGATCGCCGTAGCTATCACCTCCAGCTCACCGCCACCTCGCGCACGGCGATGGCGGCGCTTTCCTGGATTTATCCGGCAGACCAGCTGATTGCCCTGAGGCGCGCGGCCGAGCAGGCTGCTGCCGCTGCACCGGTCTCGGAAGGGCTGGCTATCGACAACCTCCATTTCAACTATGCCGTCAGCGGGGACCAACCCGCATGGCGTCCATTGCGCGCTTTCGACGACGGGCGGCAGACGTTTGTAGAGTTCCCTGCAAGCATTGCAGTCGGCGAGGCACCGCCGCTCTTCATCATTGGCCCCACGGGCGAGGCGGAGCTGATCAACTATCGTGTCCGCGGACGCTTCTATGTGGCGGATCGCATCTTCGATGCGGCGGAACTGAGGCTCGGAACCGGCAAGCAGCAGATCGTCCACATCACCCGCGTCGCTGAAGGCTCCGCATCGCGGAAAGGCAAGCGCTCATGA
- the trbE gene encoding conjugal transfer protein TrbE, whose protein sequence is MMNLAEYRRRPDRLADHLPWAALIAPGVILNKDGSFQRTLRFRGPDLESATEGELVSACARANNVLKRFGTGWALFFDAERREASAYPDSIFPEPASWLVDQERRANFLAEGEHYESRYHLTLTWLPTPDSAEAAGRSLVERPDADKGRDWRGALASFIAESDRALDLLGSFMPEVRALDDAETLTFLHGTISPRLHPVAVPETPIYLDALLPDTPLTGGLEPRLGDVHIRTLTVLGFPSMSRPGIFDALNHQDFGYRWVTRFIALDKSDATRALTRLRRQWFNKRKSITALLREVMYNQPSQLLDTDADNKVVDADLALQVLGGDHVAFGYLTTTITVSDTDRARVEDKVRQVERIVNGLGFTTIREGVNAVEAWLSSLPGQTYANVRQPLVHTLNLAHLMPLSSVWAGPVRNAHLDGPPLLQASTAGSTPFRLLTHVGDVGHMLVVGPTGAGKSVLLALMVLQFRRYANSQVYIFDKGFSARAAVLAMGGAHHALGLGADIGETLAFQPLRRIDDATERSWAAEWIGALLAHEKVAVTPEVKDAVWSALGSLASAPPEERTLTGLTLLLQSNALRTALGAYTLDGPYGRLLDAAEQQFAFADVQCFETEALMSQAGVVAPVLTYLFHRLEERFDGRPTLLVLDEAWIFLDHPLFAARIREWLKVLRKKNVAVLFATQSLADIASSSIAPAIIESCPQRILLPNDRAIEPQSREAYERFGLNDRQIELVSRATPKRQYYLQSARGNRLFELGLGPISLALCGASDPATQARIDAMLAEDGEADFAARFLVDADLDWAADLLSDFPAPQAKE, encoded by the coding sequence GTGATGAACCTTGCCGAATATCGCCGTCGGCCCGATCGGCTCGCCGATCATCTTCCCTGGGCGGCGCTGATCGCGCCGGGTGTCATCCTGAACAAGGACGGCAGCTTCCAGCGCACGCTGCGGTTCCGCGGTCCCGATCTTGAGTCCGCCACCGAAGGCGAATTGGTCTCCGCCTGTGCCCGGGCCAACAACGTGCTCAAGCGCTTCGGCACGGGCTGGGCGCTGTTCTTCGACGCCGAACGGCGCGAGGCTTCGGCCTATCCCGACAGCATCTTCCCGGAACCCGCGTCCTGGCTCGTCGATCAGGAACGCCGCGCCAACTTCCTAGCCGAGGGAGAGCATTATGAGAGCCGGTATCACCTAACTTTGACCTGGCTTCCGACGCCCGACAGCGCGGAAGCGGCAGGACGGTCGCTGGTCGAGCGTCCGGATGCGGATAAGGGCCGGGACTGGCGCGGCGCGCTTGCGAGCTTCATCGCGGAGAGCGATCGCGCTCTCGACCTCCTTGGCAGCTTCATGCCCGAGGTTCGGGCGCTCGACGATGCCGAGACGTTGACGTTCCTGCACGGGACAATCTCGCCGCGGCTGCATCCCGTGGCGGTGCCCGAGACGCCGATCTATCTCGACGCGCTGCTCCCCGACACCCCGCTCACCGGTGGCCTGGAGCCGCGGCTTGGCGATGTGCACATCCGCACGCTGACCGTGCTCGGCTTCCCCAGCATGAGCCGGCCGGGCATTTTCGACGCGCTCAACCATCAGGATTTCGGGTATCGCTGGGTCACGCGTTTCATCGCGCTCGACAAGAGCGATGCGACCAGGGCGCTGACCAGGCTGCGTCGGCAATGGTTCAACAAGCGCAAGTCGATCACCGCGCTGCTGCGCGAGGTCATGTACAACCAGCCATCGCAGCTGCTCGATACCGATGCCGACAATAAGGTGGTCGATGCCGACCTGGCGCTGCAGGTGCTGGGCGGCGACCATGTCGCGTTCGGCTATCTGACGACAACGATCACGGTCAGCGACACCGATCGCGCTCGGGTCGAGGACAAGGTCCGACAGGTCGAACGGATCGTCAATGGGCTGGGCTTCACGACCATCCGCGAGGGCGTCAACGCGGTGGAAGCCTGGCTTTCATCGCTGCCGGGCCAGACCTACGCCAATGTCCGCCAGCCGCTTGTCCACACGCTGAACCTTGCGCACCTGATGCCGCTGTCATCGGTCTGGGCCGGGCCGGTGCGAAATGCCCATCTCGACGGGCCACCGTTGCTGCAGGCCAGTACGGCGGGATCGACGCCGTTCCGCCTCTTGACCCATGTCGGCGATGTCGGCCACATGCTGGTGGTCGGACCGACCGGAGCCGGCAAATCCGTTCTGCTCGCGCTGATGGTGCTCCAGTTCCGCCGCTACGCGAACTCGCAGGTCTACATCTTCGACAAGGGATTTTCGGCGCGCGCCGCCGTGCTGGCGATGGGCGGAGCGCACCACGCGCTCGGGCTCGGCGCGGACATCGGCGAAACATTGGCGTTCCAGCCGCTGCGCCGGATCGACGATGCCACAGAGCGGAGTTGGGCAGCCGAATGGATCGGCGCGCTGCTGGCGCACGAAAAAGTCGCGGTGACCCCGGAGGTCAAGGATGCGGTCTGGTCCGCGCTTGGCAGTCTCGCATCTGCTCCTCCGGAAGAACGCACCCTAACCGGACTTACGTTGCTCCTGCAGTCGAACGCGCTTCGAACGGCGCTCGGCGCTTACACGCTCGACGGTCCCTATGGCCGGCTGCTCGACGCAGCCGAACAGCAGTTCGCCTTCGCCGATGTCCAGTGCTTCGAGACCGAGGCGCTGATGAGCCAGGCTGGCGTCGTCGCGCCGGTGCTGACCTATCTCTTCCATCGGCTGGAGGAGCGGTTCGACGGACGGCCGACCTTGTTGGTGCTCGACGAAGCGTGGATCTTCCTCGACCATCCGCTCTTCGCCGCGCGCATCCGCGAATGGCTGAAGGTGCTGCGCAAGAAGAACGTCGCAGTGCTGTTCGCGACCCAGAGCCTTGCAGACATCGCCTCGAGCAGTATCGCCCCGGCCATCATCGAGAGTTGCCCGCAGCGCATCCTGCTGCCCAACGACCGCGCGATCGAGCCGCAGAGCCGGGAGGCTTATGAGCGGTTCGGGTTGAACGACCGCCAGATCGAGCTGGTCAGCCGCGCTACCCCCAAGCGGCAATATTACCTGCAGTCCGCGCGCGGCAACCGGCTGTTCGAACTCGGCCTGGGGCCGATCTCGCTCGCCCTGTGCGGCGCTTCCGATCCCGCCACGCAAGCGCGGATTGACGCGATGCTCGCCGAGGACGGAGAGGCGGATTTCGCTGCGCGCTTCCTCGTCGATGCCGACCTCGACTGGGCCGCCGACCTTCTTTCCGATTTTCCCGCCCCCCAAGCCAAGGAGTAA
- a CDS encoding TrbC/VirB2 family protein, giving the protein MTMQLARIPSRGTTFIVGAAIGLGLAVTTSAQAAGSGMPWEQPLQQVLESVQGPVAKIVAVIVIITTGLTLAFGESSGGFRRLIQIVFGLSIAFAASSFFLSFFSFGGGALIS; this is encoded by the coding sequence ATGACCATGCAGCTTGCCAGAATTCCATCGCGCGGCACCACCTTCATCGTCGGCGCAGCTATCGGTTTGGGTCTCGCTGTCACCACCAGCGCGCAGGCAGCCGGGTCGGGCATGCCCTGGGAGCAGCCGCTCCAGCAGGTGTTGGAATCGGTCCAGGGTCCGGTCGCGAAGATCGTCGCCGTCATCGTCATCATCACGACCGGACTCACGCTGGCGTTCGGCGAGAGCAGCGGCGGCTTCCGGCGTCTGATCCAGATCGTGTTCGGTTTGTCGATCGCGTTCGCTGCGTCGAGCTTCTTCCTCAGCTTCTTCAGCTTCGGCGGCGGAGCGCTGATCTCGTGA
- the trbF gene encoding conjugal transfer protein TrbF translates to MIFKRAVQRYGRTPEPETPYQRAGQLWDERIGSARVQARNWRLMAFGCLALAGGLSSGLVWQSTQSRVTPYVVEVDRLGEPRAVSEAEVGYHPTDPQIAWHLSRFISNVRGRSLDPVLVRQDWLDAYDFTTKRGSQFLGDYARSADPFANLGEKTVSIQVTSVVRASDRSFQVKWTEAAYERGNEAGTSRWTAILTVVVKPPTDADTLRRNPLGVYVDAIDWSRELDPPAPPRPSKPPPSTPTVPTGVPLGSPLDPNLAAPVRPAQELRP, encoded by the coding sequence ATGATCTTCAAGCGCGCTGTCCAGCGCTATGGACGAACCCCCGAGCCGGAGACGCCGTATCAGCGTGCCGGCCAGCTGTGGGACGAACGCATCGGCTCCGCTCGCGTGCAGGCGCGGAACTGGCGACTGATGGCGTTCGGTTGCCTGGCGCTGGCCGGCGGTCTTTCCTCAGGGCTGGTCTGGCAATCGACGCAGAGCCGCGTGACCCCCTATGTCGTCGAGGTCGATCGCCTGGGCGAACCCCGCGCCGTCTCTGAAGCCGAGGTCGGCTATCATCCGACCGATCCGCAGATCGCGTGGCACCTTTCGCGCTTCATCTCCAATGTCCGTGGCCGTTCGCTCGATCCGGTGCTGGTGCGCCAGGACTGGCTTGATGCCTATGACTTCACCACGAAGCGCGGCAGTCAGTTCCTCGGAGATTATGCGCGCAGCGCCGATCCGTTTGCCAATCTCGGCGAGAAAACGGTGTCGATCCAGGTCACCAGCGTGGTGCGGGCGTCCGACCGCTCGTTCCAGGTGAAATGGACCGAGGCAGCCTATGAGCGCGGCAATGAGGCTGGAACGTCGCGTTGGACCGCGATCCTGACGGTCGTGGTCAAGCCCCCGACCGATGCCGACACGCTCCGCAGGAATCCGCTCGGCGTTTATGTGGATGCCATCGACTGGAGCCGGGAACTCGATCCGCCAGCGCCGCCGCGTCCATCCAAGCCGCCGCCATCCACACCGACAGTTCCGACCGGCGTGCCGCTCGGCTCACCTCTCGATCCCAATCTCGCTGCCCCGGTGCGGCCTGCCCAGGAGTTACGCCCGTGA
- a CDS encoding TrbI/VirB10 family protein — MSEAAPAPAPKVDPETLAIRTKPARAIRFRRGVIIAIAAMGSVSLMAVAWIALKPRVFSAVADRQELSEPSNRPSTDALNGLPATYGDAPKLGPPLPGDLGRPILESQRRMATETGGVTSDPSAQLAAQERERQLAELKAARESGVLVQGRTAPSPTATADTSAAPAPTASESSAPALDPDRDPNGQARKAQFVGTLDRAGDVNPHTLTASPSPYLLSAGSVISASLITGLRSDLPGLVTAQVISQVFDSPTGRILLIPQGSRLIGSYDSVVAFGQKRALIVWQRIILPDGSSLRIDNVPASDASGYAGLQDKVDFHSWALLKGVALSTLLGVGSELTVTGESDLVQAIRESTQQNVSRAGDQLTSRNLDIQPTITIRPGASVLLVVHKDLILAPWRG; from the coding sequence ATGAGCGAGGCTGCCCCTGCGCCGGCCCCAAAGGTCGATCCGGAAACATTGGCAATCCGGACCAAGCCGGCACGCGCGATCCGCTTTCGTCGAGGCGTCATCATCGCCATCGCCGCAATGGGATCGGTCAGCCTGATGGCGGTCGCCTGGATCGCCTTGAAACCGCGCGTGTTCAGCGCGGTGGCCGATCGACAGGAGCTGTCGGAGCCCAGCAATCGGCCGTCGACCGATGCGCTCAATGGATTGCCCGCCACCTATGGTGATGCTCCCAAGCTCGGCCCGCCCTTGCCTGGGGACCTCGGTCGACCAATCCTCGAAAGCCAGCGCCGGATGGCAACGGAGACTGGAGGCGTGACGAGCGATCCGTCGGCCCAGCTCGCGGCGCAGGAACGCGAACGGCAACTCGCCGAACTCAAGGCTGCTCGTGAGTCAGGCGTGCTGGTGCAAGGCCGAACGGCCCCTTCACCGACGGCGACCGCCGACACCTCGGCGGCACCGGCGCCGACAGCATCGGAATCATCGGCTCCGGCTCTCGATCCTGACCGCGATCCGAACGGGCAGGCGCGGAAGGCACAGTTCGTCGGCACGCTCGACCGGGCCGGAGATGTCAACCCGCACACGCTCACGGCATCCCCGTCGCCCTACCTGCTTTCGGCGGGCAGCGTCATATCGGCGAGCCTGATCACGGGCCTTCGTTCCGACCTTCCAGGGCTCGTGACGGCGCAGGTGATCAGTCAGGTATTCGACAGTCCGACCGGGCGCATCCTGCTCATTCCGCAAGGATCGCGGTTGATTGGCAGTTACGACAGCGTTGTGGCGTTCGGCCAGAAGCGTGCGCTGATCGTGTGGCAGCGGATCATACTGCCTGACGGCAGTTCGCTCCGGATCGACAATGTTCCGGCTAGCGATGCGTCGGGTTATGCCGGGCTGCAGGACAAGGTCGATTTCCATAGCTGGGCGCTACTCAAAGGTGTCGCGCTCTCTACGTTGTTGGGGGTCGGTTCGGAGCTGACGGTCACCGGCGAGAGCGACCTCGTCCAAGCGATCCGGGAGTCGACCCAGCAGAACGTGTCGCGCGCCGGCGATCAGCTTACCTCGCGCAATCTCGACATCCAACCGACGATCACGATCCGGCCCGGTGCGAGCGTCCTGCTCGTCGTCCACAAGGATCTCATTCTCGCGCCTTGGCGCGGCTAG
- the trbJ gene encoding P-type conjugative transfer protein TrbJ — translation MRFLTRKYLIASALSASAAGSLFVGLAMTSTPAQAIVVFDPSNYSQNLLTAARTLQQINNQIQSLQNEANMLINQAKNLTRIDFPELQAITQTLQQIDRLMGQAQGIRFQVSGLDQQFRQMFPQSFGQALRTNDQVIAARARLDTTMSAYQQTMTVQAQVVENVAADAQTLAAIIAKSQGAEGALQAQQAANQLLALTAKQQFQIQNMMAAQYRAETIEQARRAQAEIDARAATKKFLGSGIAYTPQ, via the coding sequence ATGCGTTTCCTCACTCGCAAGTATCTGATCGCGAGCGCGCTCAGCGCTAGCGCCGCCGGGTCCCTCTTCGTAGGACTGGCCATGACCAGCACCCCGGCACAGGCGATCGTGGTCTTCGATCCCAGCAACTACAGCCAGAACCTGCTGACCGCCGCGCGTACCCTCCAACAAATCAACAACCAGATCCAGTCGCTTCAGAATGAAGCGAACATGCTGATCAATCAGGCGAAGAACCTGACCCGCATCGATTTCCCCGAACTGCAGGCGATCACCCAGACATTGCAGCAGATCGACCGGCTGATGGGCCAGGCACAGGGCATTCGTTTCCAGGTGTCCGGCCTCGACCAGCAATTTCGGCAGATGTTTCCGCAGAGCTTTGGCCAGGCCTTGCGTACCAACGATCAGGTGATCGCCGCCCGCGCCCGGCTCGACACGACCATGTCAGCCTATCAGCAGACCATGACCGTGCAGGCGCAGGTCGTCGAGAACGTCGCCGCCGACGCCCAGACCCTCGCGGCGATCATCGCCAAGAGCCAGGGCGCCGAGGGTGCGCTACAGGCGCAGCAGGCGGCCAATCAACTGCTCGCCCTGACCGCAAAGCAGCAATTCCAGATCCAGAACATGATGGCCGCGCAATATCGCGCCGAAACGATCGAGCAGGCGCGCCGGGCGCAAGCCGAGATCGATGCTCGCGCCGCGACCAAGAAGTTCCTCGGTTCCGGCATCGCCTACACCCCCCAGTAG
- a CDS encoding helix-turn-helix domain-containing protein: MKRRLSAEQRRDEASKAAAELSALPIEPISVRIATAVKLTGIPRTTLYELIKSGEIETVKIGRSTFIPYRCLRRLVGGCFSDNAQSPSDRNM, encoded by the coding sequence ATGAAGCGCAGGCTGAGTGCGGAACAGCGCCGCGATGAGGCGAGCAAGGCGGCTGCGGAACTGAGCGCCTTGCCGATCGAACCTATCAGCGTGCGCATCGCGACCGCTGTAAAACTCACCGGGATACCCCGCACGACGCTCTATGAGCTAATCAAGTCGGGCGAGATCGAAACCGTCAAGATCGGCCGATCGACATTCATTCCGTATCGGTGCCTGAGGCGGCTGGTCGGAGGCTGTTTTTCGGACAATGCGCAATCGCCATCTGACCGGAATATGTAG
- a CDS encoding VirB3 family type IV secretion system protein — translation MIRAGQHIEGFEAPIHGSLGSPILLSGAPRGLAIVNGTIAAAVGLGLQQWIAGLLLWAVGHSIAVFAARRDPDFAPVLIRHLRQKGYLA, via the coding sequence GTGATTCGTGCTGGCCAGCACATCGAAGGCTTCGAGGCTCCCATCCACGGGAGTCTCGGGTCACCGATCCTACTCAGCGGCGCGCCCCGCGGGCTGGCGATCGTCAACGGGACGATCGCGGCTGCGGTCGGACTCGGGCTCCAGCAGTGGATCGCTGGCCTCCTGCTCTGGGCTGTCGGGCACAGCATCGCCGTGTTCGCCGCCCGGCGCGACCCGGACTTCGCGCCGGTCCTCATCCGCCACCTCCGCCAGAAGGGCTATCTCGCGTGA
- the trbL gene encoding P-type conjugative transfer protein TrbL produces MNDLNVIDRFMQAFIRYIDSGFGLLGGDVHFLTVTLIGMDITLAGLFWALGGDDNVIGRFLKKILYVGAFAFILNSFSTLADIIFRSFAQAGLTAGGGTLTADDLLKPGRLAGTGFSAAWPLLEQVSQLMGFTTFFDNFLTIVVLLFAWAIVIITFFILAVQMFVTIIEFKLTSLAGFILVPFALWNRTSFLAERVLGNIVSSGIKVMVLAVIVGIGANFFTEFTTALQGQEPDIAQAMSLTLASLTIFGLGIFGPGIASGLVAGAPQLGAGAALGTAVGATGISMLTGGATIAGARSVGGAALGAVRAGTSMGSAASTAYTLGKETGAAPTMSAGLGGVARAAGNAARDRVSNAFGLREAASRGRAAAWNAFNRTGCDAAAQAAANDGVPGWARTMRDQQTARHHRQIALHALQQGDRGGASATPDIKERDD; encoded by the coding sequence GTGAACGACCTCAACGTCATCGACCGCTTCATGCAGGCCTTCATCCGCTACATCGACAGCGGGTTCGGACTGCTCGGAGGCGACGTCCACTTCCTGACCGTGACCCTGATCGGGATGGACATCACGCTGGCTGGGCTGTTCTGGGCTCTGGGCGGCGACGACAATGTCATCGGCAGGTTCCTCAAGAAGATCCTCTATGTCGGCGCCTTTGCTTTCATCCTGAACAGCTTCTCGACGCTTGCCGACATCATCTTCCGGTCGTTCGCACAGGCGGGCCTTACCGCCGGCGGCGGCACGCTGACAGCCGACGATCTCCTCAAGCCGGGCCGCCTCGCGGGCACCGGATTCTCGGCGGCATGGCCGCTGCTCGAGCAGGTCTCACAGCTGATGGGGTTCACGACTTTCTTCGACAATTTCCTGACAATCGTCGTGCTTTTGTTCGCCTGGGCGATCGTGATCATCACCTTCTTCATCCTCGCGGTGCAGATGTTCGTGACGATCATCGAGTTCAAGCTGACCTCGCTCGCCGGCTTCATTCTCGTCCCCTTTGCGCTCTGGAACCGCACCAGTTTCCTCGCTGAACGCGTGCTCGGCAACATCGTGTCCTCGGGCATCAAGGTCATGGTGCTCGCGGTCATCGTCGGCATCGGCGCCAATTTCTTCACCGAATTTACGACCGCATTGCAGGGCCAGGAACCCGACATCGCGCAGGCCATGAGCCTGACGCTCGCCAGCCTGACGATCTTCGGGCTCGGCATCTTTGGCCCCGGCATCGCATCGGGCCTGGTCGCGGGCGCCCCGCAGCTTGGCGCGGGTGCCGCGCTCGGCACCGCGGTCGGCGCCACCGGAATCAGCATGCTTACTGGCGGCGCGACCATCGCCGGCGCCCGCTCCGTCGGCGGCGCCGCACTTGGCGCCGTCCGCGCCGGCACCTCGATGGGATCGGCGGCATCGACAGCTTATACCCTCGGAAAGGAAACCGGGGCGGCTCCGACGATGAGCGCCGGACTCGGCGGGGTCGCCCGCGCTGCCGGGAACGCCGCGCGCGATCGGGTATCCAATGCCTTTGGCCTCCGCGAGGCCGCCTCGCGGGGTCGCGCCGCGGCGTGGAATGCGTTCAACCGCACCGGATGCGATGCTGCTGCACAGGCTGCGGCTAATGACGGCGTTCCCGGCTGGGCACGGACAATGCGCGACCAGCAGACCGCCCGACATCACCGCCAGATTGCGCTGCACGCCCTTCAGCAGGGTGATCGCGGCGGTGCCTCCGCCACCCCGGATATCAAGGAAAGGGACGATTGA
- a CDS encoding MBL fold metallo-hydrolase: MGLTNIRIQHAVGQGFFHAAELHEGSALRLRYVYDCGAMTKYQAARSNSIKEYLKSAGARSKIDLLFISHVHADHLNGLPQLLDSKKGVAVDTIVLPFFNVADRLIAYARDAIEDPATLLDDFYREFVIDPTTALSGFRPRQILFMVPGGPDSPGAPDVDGGRPEGPDGHDIQGLRDEKGQVTWKPLGRGWINSPNGRPRAESALPGPIVATLPDSIGLVSPSIDPNLGLWLLSPFVDPAVDAQQAVFFRALLKALNHGVSAKAKMKAAALKPWLAVSANLRDLVTNRAGDLTQAYSAVSKNLNITSMCLYSGPLPDGVVRPEGHYGTFGTWNAQGKGGIAWLGTGDAALKEKARRRRFLAHFCKLLDEVVTLTVPHHGSEGNFDAELLTKIDPSFCIVAADAIGTWRHPGTAVVQAVASHGLFLSVVTSDTKSCVREEVMIG, from the coding sequence ATGGGCCTGACCAACATAAGAATACAGCATGCAGTGGGCCAAGGTTTTTTCCACGCTGCGGAGCTTCATGAGGGAAGTGCGCTGCGACTTCGATACGTTTATGACTGTGGAGCAATGACGAAATATCAAGCTGCTCGTTCAAATAGCATCAAAGAGTATCTCAAGTCCGCTGGTGCCCGCTCAAAGATCGATCTTCTGTTCATTTCCCATGTCCATGCCGACCATCTGAATGGCTTGCCTCAACTTCTCGACAGCAAGAAGGGCGTTGCGGTCGATACGATCGTATTGCCATTCTTCAATGTTGCCGATCGCCTGATCGCCTATGCGCGCGACGCCATCGAAGACCCCGCAACGCTGCTTGACGACTTCTATCGGGAGTTCGTGATCGACCCGACAACAGCGCTGTCTGGATTTCGTCCACGCCAGATACTTTTCATGGTTCCCGGTGGTCCGGACAGTCCCGGCGCCCCGGACGTGGACGGCGGCAGGCCCGAAGGGCCTGATGGCCACGACATACAAGGTCTGCGGGACGAAAAGGGTCAGGTGACTTGGAAGCCACTGGGCCGGGGATGGATCAATTCTCCGAATGGCCGACCCCGGGCAGAGTCGGCGCTTCCCGGCCCGATCGTCGCCACGCTGCCCGATAGCATTGGGCTGGTTTCACCCAGCATTGATCCCAACCTGGGATTGTGGCTTCTCTCTCCCTTCGTCGATCCGGCGGTTGATGCACAGCAGGCCGTGTTTTTCCGCGCTCTGCTAAAGGCGCTAAACCACGGCGTTTCTGCCAAGGCCAAGATGAAGGCTGCTGCTTTGAAACCCTGGCTGGCCGTGTCGGCCAATCTGCGGGATCTCGTTACAAATCGGGCGGGTGACCTGACACAGGCATATTCCGCCGTCTCGAAGAACCTCAACATCACCTCAATGTGTCTGTATTCTGGACCGCTCCCCGACGGCGTCGTTCGACCGGAAGGACATTATGGGACTTTCGGCACCTGGAACGCGCAGGGCAAGGGTGGAATAGCCTGGCTGGGAACGGGGGACGCAGCGCTGAAGGAAAAGGCCCGACGACGGCGCTTTCTCGCGCATTTTTGCAAGCTTCTCGACGAAGTCGTCACGCTGACCGTCCCGCACCACGGATCGGAAGGCAATTTCGACGCCGAACTCCTGACCAAAATAGACCCCAGTTTCTGCATAGTTGCCGCCGATGCTATCGGGACATGGAGGCACCCCGGCACGGCGGTCGTGCAAGCCGTAGCATCCCACGGCCTCTTCCTCTCGGTCGTGACTTCCGACACCAAGTCATGCGTGCGCGAAGAGGTCATGATCGGCTGA